TCTTTCAATGCCGATATGGTTCGGAAGTCAAAAATCGAAAATATCCGCTGCAAAAACAGGAGTGAACATATTAGAGCTGGAAAATGAAAACCACAAGATACGGTTGATCTCAAAATATGATGCATTGCAATCCGATCTGAGACAATTCGAAGAAGGAATCAAATATTACACCAAAACAGGAAAAAAATTAGCATCTGAAACCCTTTTTCATGCAGTCAAAGCCTACCAAAATGGTGAAATAAACTTCTTGCAATACACCCAGCTATTAGACAATGCCAAGAGCATAGAATCCAACTACCTCACAACACTTTTTCAGTACAATATGACTGTACTGGATACAAACTATTTAATGAACTGAAAATGAAAAATCTTACTAGAATATCAACAATGAATCAGACGCTAGGCATCTTAGTAGTTGCCTCAATCATCACAATGTCTTCGTGTTCCTCTCGGAACGATGAAACTACAGCAGAGCCATTATTATCTGAAGCAGTACAAGCAAATGAGTATAAACTAACCCAAATACAGTTTTCATTCTCAAACATGGAATTGGGTAAGCTCGTAACGAAACCATTTCATGAAATAGTGAAAGCTACTGGTATTTTTGATGTTCCACCTGAAAATAGAGTTACTGTGAGCACCTATTTTGGAGGTGCCGTAACACATATCGATTTATTGCCAGGTGTACAGGTTAAAAAAGGACAGACATTATTCTCATTGGAGAATCCGGACTTTGTTCAAATTCAACAGGATTATCTGGAAGCAAAAGGCCAGCTGGCTTATTTAAAGTCCGATTTTGAGCGACAAAAAAATTTGGTCAAGGACAATGTTACATCAGAAAAAAACTTCTTAAAAGCTGAATCTGACTACACCGTAACTAGAGTAAAATTGGAGTCATTAGGAAAGAAATTATCACTGATGGGGATTGATCCAAAGAATTTAACTCTCGAAAATATTCGCTCATCCATTAATATTTCTTCCCCAATTAACGGTTTTGTTACCCAGGTTAACATTGCCAGGGGGGCATTTTTGGCACCTTCTCAAACAGCTATAACAATTGTTGATACCGATCATCTTCATTTAGAATTGAACATTTTCGAAAAAGATCTTCCGAAAGTCAAAGTAGGCCAGTCTATAAAATTCAATTTGCAGGAGGACTATTCTACAATTTATGATGCAACAGTTCACTTAGTGAACAAAACGGTTGACCCAGAAAGCCGAACAGTTGGTATTCACGGGCATTTATCAAATGAAAGTCTTTCTTCAAAATTCAATCCTGGGATGTATGTTGAAGCCAATATTTTAACAACATCACAAACAAAAACTGCTTTACCACAAGAAGCTCTGGTCGAAGTGGATGGCAAGTATTTTGTACTCGTTCTCAGCGCTTCATCCGATGAAGGTTTCACTTTTTTAAAGAAAGAAATCAAGATCGGCTCATCCAATAAAGGGTATGTAGAAATCCTCAATAGTAATGATTTAAAAGATAATTCCGAATTCCTTGTAAAAGGAGCATTTAACCTTATAAAAGAATAATTATGAACAACGCACATTTTCATTTAGTAGTCAATCACCTGCCAATTGTAGGCTTATTGATCGGTACTCTTATCCTGATTGCCGGATTATTAGTGAAGGAAAGGAATGTTAAACTTACAGCTTTAGGTGTATTTATATTTACCGCTATTACTTCAATTGTCGCTTTTTATACAGGAGAAGGAGCAGAAGATATAGTAGAGAATATTGCTGGAATAAGCGAAACACTTATCCATACTCACGAGGAATATGCCGAATCGTTTTTTACAATCACATTAATACTTGGCGGTTTAGCTTTAATTGTTCTTATAGCTGAGATAAAGAAACTCAAATACACAAAGTATTTTATATATCTGATCCTTTTACTTGCCTTGGCAGACGGTGTTCTAGCTAAATATGTTGGAACAAGTGGAGGTGAAATTAGGCACTCTGAAATCCGAAGTGATACCAAAATTATTCGATTAGAAAGGCAGGAAGATTGAAAAACGGTATACAACATTGTATAATCGTATTGCGGGCTGAAAGGCCAAAATTGAGCATTATTGCTCCAAAGCAACTTTGCAGCATTCGGATAGTAAACTGCTCCAATACCCACACTACGGTTATACTTTATCGTTATAAGCGATTTTAAGACGACACACCGTATGGGCAACCCAAAGACGAATTAACCCACAAATTAAAAAATTATGTTAGGAGAATTTTTATCAAAAAGAAAAAACAGGAAGTTGCTTTGGTTACTTTTGGGGTTATGGGTTTTATTAATTTCCAGAATACTAATTCTTTCTCAAACCAATTGAACTTAATGAAAAAGAAAAAATCGTGGAAAATCTTTAAGATAATTTGGTTTAGCCTTGTAATTATTTTCTTTATTTGGAATGGGACTACATTCCAATCTCACAATCTTCCCGAAGACACATTTTTAAACTCAGACATTGTTTCTATAATTGAAACGGATGAGCAAATCACTTTTAAATCTGACACTTCCAAAAACCAAATGGAGCTTATTTTCTTTCAAGGTGGCTTAACTGACCCAAAAGCCTATGCGCCTCTTTGCAGAAAATTAGCAGAAAACGGTTTTACCTGTCACTTAATAAAAATGGATTGGAGACTTCCGCAATATGACTATCATAAAGCATCCAAATTATTTGACCTCACAAAAGGAAACTTTGTTATTGGTGGACACTCACAAGGCGGGAAAATGGCTGCTCAATTTGTTTATGAAAATTCAAACGTATTTAAAGGATTATTCTTATTGGGTACTTCTCACCCACGGGATATTGATTTATCAGCCCAAAACATTCATTGTATAAAACTATATGCAGAAAATGATGGGCTTGCAAGTGTTGATGAAGTTTTGGCTAATAAAAACAAGTTGCCCAAGGACGCGAAATTAGTTTTGATAAAAGGAGGCAATCATTCTCAATTTGGGTATTTGGGCAAATTACTTATGGACAGTTCGGCTGACATTTCATTAGAAGAACAGCAACAACAAACATGTGACAACTTGATTAGCTTTATGTACGAAATAATAAAAGGTCTATAACGCGGGGTTGGCAAAAGTGGCGGTTCAGTGCCCGCCCTTACCGAACGGGCACGTTCGGGCGGGGTTAAATCAAGCTTTGTGTCCGCCTCAGGCGGATTTGTGCTTGGTTGACAGTGAAGTGCTTAGATCCCGATGGCTATCGGGACGCCAACTTCTTGTAGCTGCAAACCGTCAATCTGTCTAAAAACTCAATCGAAATTGTTGAATACTTTTTGTAGTGGATAAGATATAATCCGTTTCTATTTACTATCTTTAAAGCATGCGATATATTGGCTAAAGATATAATAGACGATTACTTTTTTTCTTTGACACTATGATTTTCAAAGAAAATCCTGATTGGGCAAGTTGTTCTTGTATCGACTATCATTTCATTTATCACACGAATTGAAAAACAGACTGTCTGAGTAAATATCATTTTCGCAATTGAGTAGTGCTTCTGGGTACAATACAGATGGAAGAGATCTTAAAAATAAGTCTTTTGATTGGCAATAAACCGTTTGATCTGAAGAGCCGTTTCGGCAAATTTATAGCTAAACATTTCATTACGTTCTGCTTATTTTTGTCTGGTATTCACCAAAATAGCTTTGTTCAAAAAGCTTTTCAAGAATTTTCTGTGTTAAGAGTTGTAAATTAACATTTATTAAAATGGCTCGCAAAAGACAAAAACAACATTCGTGTGCAAACTGCGGTTTTGAATTCAGTGCAAAAAGCGAACACACAAATTATTGCCCACATTGCGGCCAGGAAAATCACAATCCCAGATTTCCTTTGGTTCATTATGTCTATGAATTGCTGGAGGGTTTTATACACTTCGACACCAAATTTCTTCATTCTTTTAAGATACTCCTC
The DNA window shown above is from Saprospiraceae bacterium and carries:
- a CDS encoding efflux RND transporter periplasmic adaptor subunit, which gives rise to MNQTLGILVVASIITMSSCSSRNDETTAEPLLSEAVQANEYKLTQIQFSFSNMELGKLVTKPFHEIVKATGIFDVPPENRVTVSTYFGGAVTHIDLLPGVQVKKGQTLFSLENPDFVQIQQDYLEAKGQLAYLKSDFERQKNLVKDNVTSEKNFLKAESDYTVTRVKLESLGKKLSLMGIDPKNLTLENIRSSINISSPINGFVTQVNIARGAFLAPSQTAITIVDTDHLHLELNIFEKDLPKVKVGQSIKFNLQEDYSTIYDATVHLVNKTVDPESRTVGIHGHLSNESLSSKFNPGMYVEANILTTSQTKTALPQEALVEVDGKYFVLVLSASSDEGFTFLKKEIKIGSSNKGYVEILNSNDLKDNSEFLVKGAFNLIKE
- a CDS encoding alpha/beta hydrolase; protein product: MKKKKSWKIFKIIWFSLVIIFFIWNGTTFQSHNLPEDTFLNSDIVSIIETDEQITFKSDTSKNQMELIFFQGGLTDPKAYAPLCRKLAENGFTCHLIKMDWRLPQYDYHKASKLFDLTKGNFVIGGHSQGGKMAAQFVYENSNVFKGLFLLGTSHPRDIDLSAQNIHCIKLYAENDGLASVDEVLANKNKLPKDAKLVLIKGGNHSQFGYLGKLLMDSSADISLEEQQQQTCDNLISFMYEIIKGL